The proteins below are encoded in one region of Drosophila gunungcola strain Sukarami chromosome 2R unlocalized genomic scaffold, Dgunungcola_SK_2 000027F, whole genome shotgun sequence:
- the LOC128256703 gene encoding LOW QUALITY PROTEIN: eukaryotic translation initiation factor 3 subunit K (The sequence of the model RefSeq protein was modified relative to this genomic sequence to represent the inferred CDS: inserted 1 base in 1 codon), protein MSHLVKMENGQSQTIQEMLGCIERYNPDHLKTLEAYVQDQAKNNTYDLEANLAVLKLYQFNPHMLNFDITYTILLKSLTSLPHTDFVMAKCLLLPQQMKDENVQTIIDLADILERADFTLFWQRAEVNRTMFRHISGFHDSIRKFVSHVVGTTFXTIRKDLLKELLGGIEDSTLESWIKRNGWKHQGQGLVVVATQDDKIKTKNITEKIEFDNVGALMAQCL, encoded by the exons ATGTCGCACCTCgtgaaaatggaaaacggaCAGAGCCAGACCATCCAGGAGATGTTGGGCTGCATCGAGCG CTACAATCCGGATCATCTGAAAACACTGGAGGCCTATGTGCAGGATCAGGCGAAGAACAACACCTACGACTTGGAGGCCAATCTGGCCGTGCTGAAGCTGTACCAGTTCAACCCGCACATGCTCAACTTCGACATCACGTACACAATCCTGCTGAAGTCGCTGACCAGCCTGCCGCACACGGATTTCGTGATGGCCAAGTGCCTGCTGCTGCCCCAGCAGATGAAGGACGAGAACGTGCAGACCATCATCGATTTGGCCGACATCCTGGAGCGCGCCGACTTCACCCTGTTCTGGCAGCGGGCCGAGGTGAACCGCACCATGTTCCGGCACATCTCCGGCTTCCACGACTCCATTCGCAAATTTGTGTCGCATGTGGTGGGCACCACCT AGACCATCCGCAAGGACCTGCTGAAGGAGCTGCTCGGCGGCATCGAGGACTCGACACTGGAAAGCTGGATCAAGCGCAACGGCTGGAAGCACCAGGGCCAGGGCCTCGTCGTGGTGGCCACACAGGACGACAAGATCAAGACGAAGAACATCACGGAGAAGATCGAGTTCGACAATGTCGGCGCCCTGATGGCCCAGTGCCTGTAG